The Bombus vancouverensis nearcticus chromosome 9, iyBomVanc1_principal, whole genome shotgun sequence genome includes a window with the following:
- the Caper gene encoding RNA-binding protein 39-like protein Caper isoform X4 yields MHLKYEEQDSSSKDKSSKENGSSRKSSGKSKHRSRSRSRSRDRREKDRRDRDRDRDRDRDRDRDRERERDRDRDRRRRSRSRDRRDRDRDRDNNDRDRDRRDRDRDRDRRRKRSLTPITLPRARLPFGKGVSPLGIRNDELTPEERDARTVFCMQLSQRIRARDLEEFFSSVGKVQDVRLITCNKTRRFKGIAYVEFKDPESVTLALGLSGQKLLGVPIVVQHTQAEKNRMGNSMPNLMPKGQTGPMRLYVGSLHFNITEDMLRGIFEPFGKIDNIQLIMDPETGRSKGYGFLTFRNADDAKKALEQLNGFELAGRPMKVGNVTERTDLIQGPSLLDTDELDRSGIDLGATGRLQLMFKLAEGTGLEIPPAAANALNMAPVMSTPQPPPQAAPPIATQCFMLSNMFDPQNETNPNWAKEIRDDVIEECNKHGGVLHVYVDQASPQGNVYVKCPSIATAVAAVNSLHGRWFAGRVITAAYVPVVNYHSLFPDAMTALQLLVPSAPRRGM; encoded by the exons ATGCACTTGAAATACGAG GAGCAGGACTCCTCATCCAAAGACAAATCCTCCAAGGAGAATGGGTCTAGCCGTAAATCATCTGG GAAGAGCAAGCATCGTTCTCGTTCCCGCTCTCGATCACGGGACCGTCGGGAGAAAGATCGTCGCGACCGCGACCGAGATCGAGACAGAGATCGAGATCGTGACAGAGATAGAGAACGTGAacgtgatcgtgatcgtgacCGTCGACGTAGATCAAGATCAAGAGATCGGAGAGACCGCGATAGAGACAGGGATAACAACGATAGAGATAGGGATCGACGGGATAGAGACCGAGATCGAGACAGAAGAAGGAAGCGATCCCTCACACCAATTACACTTCCCAGAGCAAGACTACCATTTGGAAAGGGTGTCAGTCCCCTTGGCAT CAGAAATGATGAGCTAACACCAGAGGAACGGGACGCCAGAACGGTGTTCTGTATGCAATTAAGTCAGCGTATACGTGCTCGAGATTTGGAAGAATTCTTCTCGAGTGTGGGAAAGGTTCAAGATGTCCGACTTATCACATGCAACAAAACAAGAAGATTTAAGGGTATAGCATATGTAGAGTTCAAGGATCCTGAAAGTGTGACATTG GCACTTGGTTTGTCGGGTCAGAAGCTTCTCGGTGTTCCCATAGTAGTACAGCACACTCAAGCTGAAAAGAATCGCATGGGTAATTCCATGCCAAATCTAATGCCAAAAGGTCAGACCGGACCTATGAGGTTATATGTTGGATCTctacattttaatattacagAAGATATGCTTCGCGGTATTTTCGAACCGTTTGGAAAAATTGATAACATTCAACTGATCATGGATCCGGAAACCGGTCGAAGCAAAGGCTATGGATTCTTGACT ttTAGAAATGCTGATGATGCAAAAAAAGCTTTGGAACAGTTGAATGGCTTTGAACTTGCTGGAAGACCTATGAAAGTGGGTAATGTTACAGAACGTACAGACTTAATACAGGGTCCATCTCTTCTTGACACAGACGAATTAGATCGAAGTGGTATAGATCTTGGTGCTACTGGAAG gttaCAGCTAATGTTCAAATTAGCGGAGGGAACTGGACTTGAAATTCCCCCTGCAGCTGCAAATGCACTAAATATGGCTCCAGTTATGTCAACACCACAACCACCACCACAAGCTGCTCCTCCTATAGCGACACAGTGCTTTATGTTATCTAATATGTTCGACCCACAAAA TGAGACAAATCCGAATTGGGCCAAAGAAATCCGTGATGATGTTATCGAGGAATGCAATAAACACGGTGGTGTATTACATGTGTACGTGGACCAAGCCTCACCTCAGGGTAACGTTTACGTTAAGTGCCCGTCAATAGCGACAGCAGTTGCGGCTGTCAATTCGTTACATGGTAGATGGTTTGCTGGTCGAGTAATTACAGCTGCCTACGTGCCAGTTGTAAATTATCACTCACTGTTCCCAGACGCGATGACGGCTTTGCAATTACTAGTTCCGAGTGCTCCACGAAGGGGA
- the LOC117154937 gene encoding putative ATP-dependent RNA helicase DDX43, with translation MNVQPYCSRPARYNERPNNYQHNTFRRGERYPNFPRNNYNVRYDQSVIQIGTEKVGRLIGRSGSNIRDLQDRTNTKIHVERSSTNDTTAVTIIGTKEAQQQAICLIEESLRDMNVRTIQPVRILENGQRENEQREHGQREYVQRGYVQRGYVQRGYVQRGYVQREYVQRKYVQRDYGQRDYEQKENEQKENEQKENEQKENEQKENGQRENEQKENEQEENKQEKEDERFLDLDWQQISRDHDEYHRQKWAKCTPIVKHFYKEDPIIANLTSEQVDAFRKANNNIEVHIVLDDEEDTSEVLSIPNPIETFEQAFQDYPEILEEIRKQKFAQPSPIQCQAWPILLSGKDLIGIAQTGTGKTLAFLLPALIHIEGQITPRSERKGPTVLVLAPTRELALQIEKEVNKYSYHGIKAVCIYGGGCRKKQVTVVTEGVEIVIATPGRLNDLVRTEVLNVSSVSYLVLDEADRMLDMGFEPQIRKALIDVRPDRQTVMTSATWPMSVRRLAKSYMKNPIQVYVGSLDLVAVHTVLQKIYIIDENDKTDMMHQFLRDMAPNDKVIIFFAKKAKVDDVASDLALMSVNCSSIHGGREQADREQALEELKTGEARILLATDVASRGIDIEDITHVLNFDFPRDIEEYVHRVGRTGRAGRTGESITYMTRSDWSHARELINILEEANQEVPEELYHMADRYEAWKEKRATERRSGGNRRGGGGGGGWRRWF, from the exons ATGAACGTACAGCCGTATTGTAGCAGACCCGCAAGATACAATGAACGACCGAATAATTATCAACATAATACCTTTAGAAGAGGAGAGCGGTATCCAAATTTCCCTCGCAATAATTACAATGTACGATATGACCAATCTGTAATTCAAATCGGTACCGAAAAAGTTGGAAGACTTATTGGCAGAAGTGGAAGTAATATTAGAGATTTACAAGACAGAACAAATACGAAAATTCAC GTTGAAAGATCAAGTACAAATGATACAACAGCTGTAACCATTATTGGAACTAAAGAAGCACAACAACAAGCAATATGCTTGATAGAAGAGTCATTAAGAGATATGAATGTTAGAACAATACAGCCAGTACGAATATTAGAAAATGGACAAAGAGAAAATGAGCAAAGGGAACATGGGCAAAGGGAATATGTGCAAAGGGGATATGTGCAAAGGGGATATGTGCAAAGGGGATATGTGCAAAGGGGATATGTGCAAAGGGAATATGTGCAAAGGAAATATGTGCAAAGGGATTATGGGCAAAGGGATTATGAGCAAAAGGAAAATGAGCAAAAGGAAAATGAGCAAAAGGAAAATGAGCAAAAGGAAAATGAGCAGAAGGAAAATGGGCAAAGGGAAAATGAGCAAAAGGAAAATGAGCAAGAGGAAAATAAACAAGAGAAGGAGGATGAAAGATTTCTTGATCTTGATTGGCAACAAATAAGCAGGGATCAT GATGAATACCACAGACAAAAGTGGGCAAAGTGTACTCCTATTGTTAAACATTTTTACAAAGAGGATCCAATAATTGCTAATTTGACATCAGAACAAGTAGATGCCTTTCGAAAGGCAAACAATAATATAGAAGTGCACATTGTGCTTGATGATGAAGAAGATACTTCTGAAGTATTAAGTATACCCAACCCTATCGAAACATTTGAACAGGCCTTTCAA gaTTACCCTGAAATACTtgaagaaattagaaaacaaaAATTTGCTCAACCAAGCCCAATACAGTGTCAAGCATGGCCTATTCTGCTTAGTGGCAAAGACCTTATTGGCATTGCACAAACAGGGACAG GGAAAACTTTGGCATTTCTACTGCCTGCTTTGATCCATATCGAAGGCCAGATAACACCAAGATCAGAGCGGAAAGGACCAACTGTCCTTGTTCTAGCACCTACCAGAGAGCTAGCCTTGCAAATTGAGAAAGAAGTAAACAAATATTCCTATCATGGCATAAAGGC ggTATGTATATATGGAGGCGGATGTCGTAAAAAACAAGTTACTGTGGTAACAGAAGGTGTAGAAATAGTTATTGCTACACCTGGTAGACTAAACGATCTTGTACGCACAGAGGTTTTAAACGTTTCTTCCGTTTCATACCTCGTCTTAGATGAAGCTGATCGTATGCTTGATATGGGATTTGAACCACAAATTAGAAAAGCTTTAATAGACGTAAGGCCAGATAGACAAACTGTTATGACGAG CGCTACATGGCCGATGAGTGTCAGACGTTTGGCGAAGTCATATATGAAAAATCCAATCCAGGTATATGTTGGATCGTTGGACTTAGTTGCTGTACATACAGTGCTGCAGAAGATTTATATTATTGATGAAAATGATAAGACTGATATG aTGCATCAATTCCTTCGCGACATGGCACCAAATGataaagtaataatattttttgcaaAGAAAGCTAAGGTAGATGATGTAGCGAGTGATTTAGCTTTGATGTCTGTTAATTGTTCAAGTATACATGGCGGAAGAGAACAAGCTGATAGAGAACAAGCATTAGAGGAATTAAAAACTGGAGAGGCTAGAATATTATTGGCGACAGATGTTGCCAGTAGAGGAATCGATATTGAAGATATTAC gcatgttttaaattttgattttccaCGGGATATAGAAGAATATGTTCACCGTGTTGGACGTACCGGCCGCGCTGGTCGTACCGGTGAGAGTATTACTTACATGACCCGCAGCGACTGGTCTCATGCGAGGgaactaattaatattttagaaGAGGCTAATCAA GAAGTACCTGAAGAATTATACCACATGGCCGATAGATATGAAGCATGGAAGGAGAAGCGAGCTACCGAAAGACGCTCCGGTGGAAacagaagaggaggaggaggaggaggaggttgGAGAAGATGGTTTTAG
- the LOC117154904 gene encoding uncharacterized protein LOC117154904 isoform X2 — translation MVKYTELGNAATLETPIDLKPNTAPYDPRFPNQNQTRYCYTSFVDFQRCKKRHGEDYDACKYFKKVYSAMCPNSWITNWNDQIENGNFPGNL, via the exons ATGGTTAAATATACAGAACTTGGAAATGCGGCAACATTAGAAACCCCCATCGATTTGAAACCAAACACAGCACCATATGACCCAAGATTCCCAAATCAAAACCAGACAAG ATATTGTTACACTAGTTTTGTGGACTTTCAACGTTGCAAAAAACGACATGGTGAGGATTATGATGCatgtaaatatttcaaaaaagtaTACTCTGCAATGTGCCCAAATAGTTGGATAACAAATTGGAATGATCAAATTGAGAACGGAAATTTTCCAGGAAACTTATAA
- the Caper gene encoding RNA-binding protein 39-like protein Caper isoform X2: MRGISESSPTRAMAEDLDVEAMLEAPYKKGEQDSSSKDKSSKENGSSRKSSGKSKHRSRSRSRSRDRREKDRRDRDRDRDRDRDRDRDRERERDRDRDRRRRSRSRDRRDRDRDRDNNDRDRDRRDRDRDRDRRRKRSLTPITLPRARLPFGKGVSPLGINDELTPEERDARTVFCMQLSQRIRARDLEEFFSSVGKVQDVRLITCNKTRRFKGIAYVEFKDPESVTLALGLSGQKLLGVPIVVQHTQAEKNRMGNSMPNLMPKGQTGPMRLYVGSLHFNITEDMLRGIFEPFGKIDNIQLIMDPETGRSKGYGFLTFRNADDAKKALEQLNGFELAGRPMKVGNVTERTDLIQGPSLLDTDELDRSGIDLGATGRLQLMFKLAEGTGLEIPPAAANALNMAPVMSTPQPPPQAAPPIATQCFMLSNMFDPQNETNPNWAKEIRDDVIEECNKHGGVLHVYVDQASPQGNVYVKCPSIATAVAAVNSLHGRWFAGRVITAAYVPVVNYHSLFPDAMTALQLLVPSAPRRGM, encoded by the exons ATGCGTGGTATTTCAGAAAGCTCACCGACTCGCGCAATGGCGGAGGATTTGGATGTCGAGGCAATGCTGGAGGCGCCATATAAGAAGGGG GAGCAGGACTCCTCATCCAAAGACAAATCCTCCAAGGAGAATGGGTCTAGCCGTAAATCATCTGG GAAGAGCAAGCATCGTTCTCGTTCCCGCTCTCGATCACGGGACCGTCGGGAGAAAGATCGTCGCGACCGCGACCGAGATCGAGACAGAGATCGAGATCGTGACAGAGATAGAGAACGTGAacgtgatcgtgatcgtgacCGTCGACGTAGATCAAGATCAAGAGATCGGAGAGACCGCGATAGAGACAGGGATAACAACGATAGAGATAGGGATCGACGGGATAGAGACCGAGATCGAGACAGAAGAAGGAAGCGATCCCTCACACCAATTACACTTCCCAGAGCAAGACTACCATTTGGAAAGGGTGTCAGTCCCCTTGGCAT AAATGATGAGCTAACACCAGAGGAACGGGACGCCAGAACGGTGTTCTGTATGCAATTAAGTCAGCGTATACGTGCTCGAGATTTGGAAGAATTCTTCTCGAGTGTGGGAAAGGTTCAAGATGTCCGACTTATCACATGCAACAAAACAAGAAGATTTAAGGGTATAGCATATGTAGAGTTCAAGGATCCTGAAAGTGTGACATTG GCACTTGGTTTGTCGGGTCAGAAGCTTCTCGGTGTTCCCATAGTAGTACAGCACACTCAAGCTGAAAAGAATCGCATGGGTAATTCCATGCCAAATCTAATGCCAAAAGGTCAGACCGGACCTATGAGGTTATATGTTGGATCTctacattttaatattacagAAGATATGCTTCGCGGTATTTTCGAACCGTTTGGAAAAATTGATAACATTCAACTGATCATGGATCCGGAAACCGGTCGAAGCAAAGGCTATGGATTCTTGACT ttTAGAAATGCTGATGATGCAAAAAAAGCTTTGGAACAGTTGAATGGCTTTGAACTTGCTGGAAGACCTATGAAAGTGGGTAATGTTACAGAACGTACAGACTTAATACAGGGTCCATCTCTTCTTGACACAGACGAATTAGATCGAAGTGGTATAGATCTTGGTGCTACTGGAAG gttaCAGCTAATGTTCAAATTAGCGGAGGGAACTGGACTTGAAATTCCCCCTGCAGCTGCAAATGCACTAAATATGGCTCCAGTTATGTCAACACCACAACCACCACCACAAGCTGCTCCTCCTATAGCGACACAGTGCTTTATGTTATCTAATATGTTCGACCCACAAAA TGAGACAAATCCGAATTGGGCCAAAGAAATCCGTGATGATGTTATCGAGGAATGCAATAAACACGGTGGTGTATTACATGTGTACGTGGACCAAGCCTCACCTCAGGGTAACGTTTACGTTAAGTGCCCGTCAATAGCGACAGCAGTTGCGGCTGTCAATTCGTTACATGGTAGATGGTTTGCTGGTCGAGTAATTACAGCTGCCTACGTGCCAGTTGTAAATTATCACTCACTGTTCCCAGACGCGATGACGGCTTTGCAATTACTAGTTCCGAGTGCTCCACGAAGGGGA
- the Caper gene encoding RNA-binding protein 39-like protein Caper isoform X3: protein MAEDLDVEAMLEAPYKKGEQDSSSKDKSSKENGSSRKSSGKSKHRSRSRSRSRDRREKDRRDRDRDRDRDRDRDRDRERERDRDRDRRRRSRSRDRRDRDRDRDNNDRDRDRRDRDRDRDRRRKRSLTPITLPRARLPFGKGVSPLGIRNDELTPEERDARTVFCMQLSQRIRARDLEEFFSSVGKVQDVRLITCNKTRRFKGIAYVEFKDPESVTLALGLSGQKLLGVPIVVQHTQAEKNRMGNSMPNLMPKGQTGPMRLYVGSLHFNITEDMLRGIFEPFGKIDNIQLIMDPETGRSKGYGFLTFRNADDAKKALEQLNGFELAGRPMKVGNVTERTDLIQGPSLLDTDELDRSGIDLGATGRLQLMFKLAEGTGLEIPPAAANALNMAPVMSTPQPPPQAAPPIATQCFMLSNMFDPQNETNPNWAKEIRDDVIEECNKHGGVLHVYVDQASPQGNVYVKCPSIATAVAAVNSLHGRWFAGRVITAAYVPVVNYHSLFPDAMTALQLLVPSAPRRGM, encoded by the exons ATGGCGGAGGATTTGGATGTCGAGGCAATGCTGGAGGCGCCATATAAGAAGGGG GAGCAGGACTCCTCATCCAAAGACAAATCCTCCAAGGAGAATGGGTCTAGCCGTAAATCATCTGG GAAGAGCAAGCATCGTTCTCGTTCCCGCTCTCGATCACGGGACCGTCGGGAGAAAGATCGTCGCGACCGCGACCGAGATCGAGACAGAGATCGAGATCGTGACAGAGATAGAGAACGTGAacgtgatcgtgatcgtgacCGTCGACGTAGATCAAGATCAAGAGATCGGAGAGACCGCGATAGAGACAGGGATAACAACGATAGAGATAGGGATCGACGGGATAGAGACCGAGATCGAGACAGAAGAAGGAAGCGATCCCTCACACCAATTACACTTCCCAGAGCAAGACTACCATTTGGAAAGGGTGTCAGTCCCCTTGGCAT CAGAAATGATGAGCTAACACCAGAGGAACGGGACGCCAGAACGGTGTTCTGTATGCAATTAAGTCAGCGTATACGTGCTCGAGATTTGGAAGAATTCTTCTCGAGTGTGGGAAAGGTTCAAGATGTCCGACTTATCACATGCAACAAAACAAGAAGATTTAAGGGTATAGCATATGTAGAGTTCAAGGATCCTGAAAGTGTGACATTG GCACTTGGTTTGTCGGGTCAGAAGCTTCTCGGTGTTCCCATAGTAGTACAGCACACTCAAGCTGAAAAGAATCGCATGGGTAATTCCATGCCAAATCTAATGCCAAAAGGTCAGACCGGACCTATGAGGTTATATGTTGGATCTctacattttaatattacagAAGATATGCTTCGCGGTATTTTCGAACCGTTTGGAAAAATTGATAACATTCAACTGATCATGGATCCGGAAACCGGTCGAAGCAAAGGCTATGGATTCTTGACT ttTAGAAATGCTGATGATGCAAAAAAAGCTTTGGAACAGTTGAATGGCTTTGAACTTGCTGGAAGACCTATGAAAGTGGGTAATGTTACAGAACGTACAGACTTAATACAGGGTCCATCTCTTCTTGACACAGACGAATTAGATCGAAGTGGTATAGATCTTGGTGCTACTGGAAG gttaCAGCTAATGTTCAAATTAGCGGAGGGAACTGGACTTGAAATTCCCCCTGCAGCTGCAAATGCACTAAATATGGCTCCAGTTATGTCAACACCACAACCACCACCACAAGCTGCTCCTCCTATAGCGACACAGTGCTTTATGTTATCTAATATGTTCGACCCACAAAA TGAGACAAATCCGAATTGGGCCAAAGAAATCCGTGATGATGTTATCGAGGAATGCAATAAACACGGTGGTGTATTACATGTGTACGTGGACCAAGCCTCACCTCAGGGTAACGTTTACGTTAAGTGCCCGTCAATAGCGACAGCAGTTGCGGCTGTCAATTCGTTACATGGTAGATGGTTTGCTGGTCGAGTAATTACAGCTGCCTACGTGCCAGTTGTAAATTATCACTCACTGTTCCCAGACGCGATGACGGCTTTGCAATTACTAGTTCCGAGTGCTCCACGAAGGGGA
- the LOC117154904 gene encoding uncharacterized protein LOC117154904 isoform X1, with amino-acid sequence MDSKRHERSSKSNTDSPPAPPSPPMYSASYTTYDGYKNRMSSRRSPSPLEYRSSRSSRNDSPQDRRRRRRSTSKSSPTRSYKRSRSPDRDKDRDRDRDRSRKYSRRDRSRSRSRGRSRSRDRRRSRSRNRSKDRHRGRESRRYHRAPSYESDTAEDNTETTVSHPVVPPQSNAFKNDGSFMEMFKKMQEQMQPAQKPATSVLEEKTVVPPPLMVGKRRGGRILKTGMVAKPKTEQTVEQPKDAWSLYMAEVKKYREVCCQEEDNTRPLVK; translated from the coding sequence ATGGATTCAAAACGGCATGAACGCAGTTCCAAGTCCAATACAGATTCACCACCAGCTCCACCTTCGCCTCCTATGTATAGTGCAAGTTATACAACATATGATGGGTACAAAAACAGAATGTCGTCGCGCCGTTCACCTTCACCCTTGGAGTATAGAAGCAGTAGATCTTCCCGAAATGACTCGCCACAAGACAGACGTAGAAGAAGACGCAGTACTTCAAAATCTTCTCCAACTAGATCGTACAAACGATCTCGATCCcccgatagagataaagatcgAGACAGAGATAGAGATCGATCGCGCAAATATTCCAGGAGAGATAGATCAAGGTCTAGGTCAAGAGGAAGATCGCGTTCCAGAGATAGGAGACGTAGTCGCAGTCGTAATAGGAGTAAAGATAGACATAGAGGTAGAGAAAGCCGCAGATACCATAGAGCACCATCGTACGAGTCAGATACAGCTGAAGATAATACAGAAACAACTGTATCTCATCCAGTTGTTCCTCCACAATCTAATGCTTTTAAGAATGATGGTAGTTTTAtggaaatgtttaaaaaaatgcaGGAACAAATGCAACCTGCACAAAAACCGGCGACTTCTGTTTTGGAAGAAAAAACTGTTGTTCCTCCACCTTTGATGGTAGGAAAGAGGCGAGGAGGTAGAATTTTAAAAACTGGAATGGTTGCCAAACCAAAGACTGAACAAACTGTTGAACAACCCAAGGATGCTTGGTCACTCTATATGGCTGAAGTGAAAAAATACAGAGAGGTTTGCTGTCAGGAAGAAGATAACACAAGACCATTGGTTAAATAG
- the Caper gene encoding RNA-binding protein 39-like protein Caper isoform X1 produces MRGISESSPTRAMAEDLDVEAMLEAPYKKGEQDSSSKDKSSKENGSSRKSSGKSKHRSRSRSRSRDRREKDRRDRDRDRDRDRDRDRDRERERDRDRDRRRRSRSRDRRDRDRDRDNNDRDRDRRDRDRDRDRRRKRSLTPITLPRARLPFGKGVSPLGIRNDELTPEERDARTVFCMQLSQRIRARDLEEFFSSVGKVQDVRLITCNKTRRFKGIAYVEFKDPESVTLALGLSGQKLLGVPIVVQHTQAEKNRMGNSMPNLMPKGQTGPMRLYVGSLHFNITEDMLRGIFEPFGKIDNIQLIMDPETGRSKGYGFLTFRNADDAKKALEQLNGFELAGRPMKVGNVTERTDLIQGPSLLDTDELDRSGIDLGATGRLQLMFKLAEGTGLEIPPAAANALNMAPVMSTPQPPPQAAPPIATQCFMLSNMFDPQNETNPNWAKEIRDDVIEECNKHGGVLHVYVDQASPQGNVYVKCPSIATAVAAVNSLHGRWFAGRVITAAYVPVVNYHSLFPDAMTALQLLVPSAPRRGM; encoded by the exons ATGCGTGGTATTTCAGAAAGCTCACCGACTCGCGCAATGGCGGAGGATTTGGATGTCGAGGCAATGCTGGAGGCGCCATATAAGAAGGGG GAGCAGGACTCCTCATCCAAAGACAAATCCTCCAAGGAGAATGGGTCTAGCCGTAAATCATCTGG GAAGAGCAAGCATCGTTCTCGTTCCCGCTCTCGATCACGGGACCGTCGGGAGAAAGATCGTCGCGACCGCGACCGAGATCGAGACAGAGATCGAGATCGTGACAGAGATAGAGAACGTGAacgtgatcgtgatcgtgacCGTCGACGTAGATCAAGATCAAGAGATCGGAGAGACCGCGATAGAGACAGGGATAACAACGATAGAGATAGGGATCGACGGGATAGAGACCGAGATCGAGACAGAAGAAGGAAGCGATCCCTCACACCAATTACACTTCCCAGAGCAAGACTACCATTTGGAAAGGGTGTCAGTCCCCTTGGCAT CAGAAATGATGAGCTAACACCAGAGGAACGGGACGCCAGAACGGTGTTCTGTATGCAATTAAGTCAGCGTATACGTGCTCGAGATTTGGAAGAATTCTTCTCGAGTGTGGGAAAGGTTCAAGATGTCCGACTTATCACATGCAACAAAACAAGAAGATTTAAGGGTATAGCATATGTAGAGTTCAAGGATCCTGAAAGTGTGACATTG GCACTTGGTTTGTCGGGTCAGAAGCTTCTCGGTGTTCCCATAGTAGTACAGCACACTCAAGCTGAAAAGAATCGCATGGGTAATTCCATGCCAAATCTAATGCCAAAAGGTCAGACCGGACCTATGAGGTTATATGTTGGATCTctacattttaatattacagAAGATATGCTTCGCGGTATTTTCGAACCGTTTGGAAAAATTGATAACATTCAACTGATCATGGATCCGGAAACCGGTCGAAGCAAAGGCTATGGATTCTTGACT ttTAGAAATGCTGATGATGCAAAAAAAGCTTTGGAACAGTTGAATGGCTTTGAACTTGCTGGAAGACCTATGAAAGTGGGTAATGTTACAGAACGTACAGACTTAATACAGGGTCCATCTCTTCTTGACACAGACGAATTAGATCGAAGTGGTATAGATCTTGGTGCTACTGGAAG gttaCAGCTAATGTTCAAATTAGCGGAGGGAACTGGACTTGAAATTCCCCCTGCAGCTGCAAATGCACTAAATATGGCTCCAGTTATGTCAACACCACAACCACCACCACAAGCTGCTCCTCCTATAGCGACACAGTGCTTTATGTTATCTAATATGTTCGACCCACAAAA TGAGACAAATCCGAATTGGGCCAAAGAAATCCGTGATGATGTTATCGAGGAATGCAATAAACACGGTGGTGTATTACATGTGTACGTGGACCAAGCCTCACCTCAGGGTAACGTTTACGTTAAGTGCCCGTCAATAGCGACAGCAGTTGCGGCTGTCAATTCGTTACATGGTAGATGGTTTGCTGGTCGAGTAATTACAGCTGCCTACGTGCCAGTTGTAAATTATCACTCACTGTTCCCAGACGCGATGACGGCTTTGCAATTACTAGTTCCGAGTGCTCCACGAAGGGGA